From Daphnia pulicaria isolate SC F1-1A chromosome 11, SC_F0-13Bv2, whole genome shotgun sequence, the proteins below share one genomic window:
- the LOC124315103 gene encoding protein sprint-like — MSCASSSPVGFVASHFAAVAQNSSPPHPVVVASPMKSADDGTTPSPAPRSSSSYMLMLNSFASDLDSILSDLSTSPTLRGSQELVGGSPDTSTTAELTDRPTVEGSSSSSNSSHTTSCPDLPDISPPCGEDVVDSSDIPLLERLIRSHPIWYLPNIQRVAAAQLLQNQEQGVFITRQSSQPGTLALSVKLTSTTVLEPGSRLSIGAAIVGAGVQHYLIEAAESPQNGVRLESSDFVFDNLPALLAHYCQCCDELPVRLKLPAKIRSCLNRSSLTNLALLGQEFWNTGENILTISSKRAPPVPPLRLSTFEPFGSSGHLGPPLSTPPTPDDRKSHSPRLEARGSEPVPPPPPPRWCKPQLAINSHNLSSDQECSSLEPESPVSPLLAPPPLVHPADEEKTGLLDQQPPTPTVRKEVRRLVQRRRRPRRRRSTAPLSPHCHHSSLADKASDYEDIWGNSPGASHDEDEDVEVDVSPRPVVLANEEDTALSDRPEDEDAVEIRDDNISSTASSNSTMEKMTSASSDKRLSVSRSLSSSPEPESSVDAQVEPEEEIKPPSPFQQKEEQVEPQRLSVTIIEIRNSPAIEIEEQVVSSLDNHKIQTVQVQENKENAVPELTEVALVRRRTSCSSTESREETNSRRTSPLYSEPADAVPAQLAWKKSQQAGRPLPLPPPFPPSSNPSDFTTFTKDGYVRCTLPSLTQSQSNPRVNVLPPTGQRSTVNNRIKQIAMPKPPLPPPQSSKTLGIENRKAFPSVIYLPAPGDDSITIQEVLTTLCPSAALATPSRSPVPPPSHPQLTRNVATSHLTKQRVSAYDNLLSGSAGDLEEADEEPDDGDNDSSDDGTVTEFSEPWDSARWDRLLSSPSGSVHGGSSSTSGRRKRFLHLAQQHTLNTGSSNSSDGGVATLSDFETLRPSSVDPAAPAKSPTNASARPPSVHPPLLRTRSFKDKMDPLLASPRLLALRSTCNSQAGRNLQVLILQLGKDCTTTFGRSLQNFLQCTREAKEQRAAAVLRNVRQFISGMKNFLIQHGEPAFDSALLDIRSKLKCNEFLNVDVVLELVMHQLVTLPLRSHLYKLLGQEALAAGSVQQLLAGIRVAREIHPSSLGLKEGQSPPSTDILERATASLDRLQRAASPLDKLEQLLDACTAIYNHAAETCGDSVAAEDFLPLLAWLLAHCGFSTAEMEADFMWALLQPSLLAGEGGYFLTALSSAAQLLKNLQSRPASPSDCGSWMGTLTSMPGGGGDVSSVASMSSIHPQTPCVLRVLVADENQSSLLARTVPLRPSMTVRDVTKLLALKLRLSNPQDFTLVALVDGQEIQLPETENPQTWILGNAAATAVAAAAVNAAINGGSAIDRPCTTFAFRRQDAKIAWPRQING, encoded by the exons ATGTCATGTGCATCCAGCAGTCCGGTTGGTTTCGTCGCGTCGCATTTCGCTGCTGTTGCACAAAATTCATCTCCTCCTCATCCAGTTGTTGTTGCTAGTCCGATGAAATCGGCAGATGATGGAACAACTCCGTCACCTGCTCCTCGCTCATCTTCTTCCTACATGCTG ATGTTGAACAGCTTCGCTTCGGATCTGGATTCCATCCTGAGTGATTTGAGTACCAGCCCAACGTTACGTGGAAGTCAAGAACTGGTTGGCGGATCGCCGGATACGTCAACCACGGCCGAATTAACAGACCGACCGACAGTcgagggcagcagcagcagcagcaacagcagtcaCACGACTTCCTGCCCCGATTTGCCCGACATCTCACCACCCTGCGGCGAGGATGTGGTCGACTCGTCTGATATTCCACTACTCGAAAGGCTCATCCGAAGTCATCCCATCTGGTATTTGCCCAACATCCAGCGAGTAGCGGCTGCCCAGCTTCTTCAAAATCAAGAACAAGGc GTTTTCATTACACGACAGTCGAGTCAACCGGGCACGTTGGCCTTGTCGGTCAAGTTGACATCGACGACTGTCCTGGAACCAGGATCACGTCTGAGTATTGGTGCCGCCATTGTAGGTGCTGGCGTCCAGCACTACTTGATCGAAGCGGCCGAAAGTCCCCAAAATGGTGTCCGACTCGAATCGTCTGATTTCGTATTCGACAACTTGCCCGCCCTTTTGGCTCACTACTGCCAATGTTGTGACGAACTTCCAGTACGGCTCAAATTACCGGCCAAAATTCGTTCGTGTCTCAACCGTTCGAGTCTCACCAACTTGGCCTTATTAG GGCAAGAATTCTGGAACACGGGTGAAAACATCTTGACCATCTCGTCGAAAAGGGCACCGCCAGTGCCTCCGTTGAGACTGTCCACGTTCGAGCCGTTTGGCAGTAGCGGCCATTTGGGACCTCCGCTAAGTACCCCGCCGACGCCAGATGACAGGAAGAGTCATTCACCCCGGCTGGAAGCTCGCGGGTCGGAGCCAGTGCCCCCGCCACCTCCGCCACGTTGGTGCAAACCTCAGCTGGCCATCAACAGCCACAATCTGTCGTCGGATCAAGAATGCTCATCCCTAGAACCGGAATCTCCCGTTTCACCTCTGctagctcctcctcctcttgttCATCCAGCGGATGAAGAAAAGACTGGACTACTGGACCAACAGCCACCGACACCCACAGTCAGGAAGGAAGTGAGGAGGCTGGTGCAGAGGCGGAGGAGACCGCGCCGGAGAAGGTCGACGGCCCCGTTGTCCCCGCATTGCCATCACAGCAGTTTGGCGGACAAGGCCAGCGACTATGAAGACATTTGGGGCAATTCGCCCGGTGCCAGTCACGACGAAGATGAAGACGTTGAAGTTGACGTTTCGCCCAGGCCGGTCGTCCTGGCCAATGAGGAGGACACGGCGTTGAGTGACAGGCCGGAAGACGAGGATGCGGTTGAAATCCGCGACGACAACATTTCCAGCACAGCCAGTTCTAATTCGACCATGGAAAAGATGACGTCGGCCAGCTCGGATAAAAGACTCTCCGTTTCTCGATCACTGTCCAGCAGCCCCGAGCCGGAATCTTCAGTCGACGCCCAGGTGGAGCCCGAGGAGGAAATCAAACCGCCGTCGCCTTTCCAGCAAAAGGAAGAACAAGTGGAGCCTCAGAGGTTGTCTGTGACCATCATCGAGATCAGAAACAGTCCAGCCATTGAAATAGAAGAACAAGTCGTCTCATCCCTGGACAATCACAAGATCCAGACCGTCCAGGTCcaggaaaacaaagaaaatgccGTGCCGGAATTGACTGAGGTGGCGCTGGTTCGTCGACGAACCAGTTGCAGTTCGACTGAGAGTCGAGAGGAGACCAACAGCCGTCGAACGTCACCCCTTTACTCGGAGCCGGCCGACGCCGTACCTGCTCAACTGGCCTGGAAGAAGAGTCAACAGGCCGGCCGGCCGTTGCCATTGCCGCCACCTTTTCCTCCGTCGAGCAATCCGTCTGATTTCACGACGTTTACTAAAGACGGATACGTCCGCTGCACTCTGCCCAGCTTGACCCAGTCGCAGTCGAACCCCAGGGTCAACGTCCTGCCCCCGACTGGGCAACGTTCAACCGTCAACAACCGAATCAAGCAGATAGCCATGCCTAAACCTCCTCTACCACCACCGCAGTCGTCCAAAACTTTGGGCATTGAAAACCGTAAAGCTTTCCCATCCGTCATTTACCTGCCGGCCCCTGGAGACGATTCCATTACCATACAG GAAGTGTTGACGACCTTGTGCCCGTCTGCGGCCTTGGCAACGCCGTCCCGTTCGCCCGTTCCTCCTCCGTCGCATCCTCAGTTGACTCGGAATGTGGCCACATCTCATCTGACGAAGCAAAGAGTCTCTGCCTATGATAATTTGTTATCGGGCTCGGCCGGCGATCTGGAGGAAGCCGACGAGGAGCCGGACGATGGAGATAACGACTCGAGCGATGACGGAACGGTGACGGAATTCTCGGAGCCGTGGGATAGCGCCAGATGGGATCGTTTGCTGTCGTCGCCTTCCGGCAGCGTCCACGGAGGATCGAGCAGCACCAGCGGACGGCGGAAGCGTTTCCTCCACCTGGCCCAGCAACACACGCTCAACACGGGCAGCTCTAATTCATCGGACGGCGGCGTTGCCACACTCAGTGATTTTGAAACTCTCAGGCCTTCCTCAGTCGATCCAGCGGCGCCGGCCAAATCGCCAACCAATGCATCCGCCCGACCTCCCTCCGTCCATCCTCCGTTGTTGCGCACCCGGAGTTTCAAGGACAAAATGGATCCGCTTTTGGCTTCTCCTCGGCTCCTAGCCTTACGTTCCACTTGCAACAGCCAGGCCGGCCGAAACCTCCAG GTATTGATCCTCCAGCTGGGCAAAGACTGCACCACGACCTTTGGACGGAGTTTGCAAAATTTCCTGCAATGTACCCGGGAAGCCAAGGAGCAGCGGGCGGCCGCCGTCCTACGCAACGTCCGCCAATTCATTTCCGGCATGAAAAACTTTCTGATCCAGCACGGTGAGCCGGCCTTTGACTCGGCGTTGCTCGACATCCGCTCCAAACTGAAATGCAATGAATTCCTCAACGTTGACGTTGTGCTGGAACTCGTTATGCATCAACTGGTCACTCTGCCACTTCG GTCGCATTTGTACAAATTGCTGGGACAGGAAGCCCTGGCTGCTGGGAGTGTCCAGCAACTGTTGGCTGGGATCCGGGTGGCCCGCGAAATTCATCCGTCAAGTTTGGGTTTGAAAGAGGGGCAATCACCTCCGTCGACGGACATCTTGGAACGTGCAACTGCCAGCCTGGATAGGCTCCAGCGAGCCGCGTCACCTCTAGACAAGTTGGAGCAACTGCTGGACGCCTGCACCGCCATCTACAACCACGCGGCCGAGACGTGTGGCGACTCTGTAGCGGCCGAGGATTTCCTGCCGTTATTGGCGTGGCTGCTGGCCCATTGCGGTTTCTCGACGGCCGAAATGGAAGCCGATTTCATGTGGGCCCTCTTGCAACCTTCACTGTTGGCTGGTGAAGGTGGTTATTTCTTAACGGCCCTCAGTTCGGCCGCCCAGCTCTTGAAGAACCTTCAATCGAGGCCGGCCTCGCCGTCCGACTGCGGCAGCTGGATGGGAACGCTGACTTCCATGCCCGGCGGAGGCGGCGACGTCTCGTCTGTCGCTTCCATGTCATCGATCCACCCACAGACGCCGTGCGTTCTCCGCGTTCTGGTGGCCGATGAGAATCAGAGCAGTTTGCTGGCCCGCACGGTTCCCCTACGGCCGTCCATGACAGTTCGTGACGTCACCAAGTTATTGGCCCTCAAACTGCGACTATCCAACCCTCAGGACTTTACACTGGTGGCTCTTGTCGACGGCCAAG AGATCCAATTACCCGAAACGGAAAACCCTCAGACGTGGATTTTGGGCAATGCAGCAGCGACAGCGGTGGCGGCTGCCGCAGTCAATGCCGCCATCAACGGAGGCTCAGCAATTGATCGACCCTGTACGACGTTCGCCTTCCGGCGGCAGGATGCCAAGATAGCGTGGCCCAGGCAGATCAATGGATGA